From the Theropithecus gelada isolate Dixy chromosome 16, Tgel_1.0, whole genome shotgun sequence genome, the window ACACGGCCAGGAGTCCACTCCGGACCAGGGCTTCCCAGCTTTAATGTGCGCGCCTCGTCTGGAGTCCTGTGAAAACGGAGACTCTGATCTCGCAGGCTGGGCGGGGTGCAGGATGCTGCGTTTCCAACAAGCTCCTGGGTGCTGCTGGTGCCACTGCTCTGAGGACTACGCTGGGGCCTGAGGAACTGGATTCTTGCTGGGCTGAGCAGGATGTGTTGGCATCACGTGGACGCAGAGCTGGGCTGCCTGGCAGTGGCCCAGTGGCTGACAGAACcccacacatggacacagagccACTTTTCTCACACAAGCCCTAACCCCTAATGCCAGGGAGACCCACAATGGAACACACACCCAGACGGTGCTTTGGATCGGCTTCTCCTGACACCCCTTCCCCAAGCCACCTCCTCCCACTGGGACGCCAGGTCTGAGGAGCCAGCTCTGGCCCTGCTGTGGCCCTCACAggctctgccccagcccctctcccatCTCAGAGGCCCGGGGCTTTTTCCTGGGGTCCCCCATGACCACCTTTCCTGTGTCCGAGACTCCTGCCCAAAAGGCTAGAGCCCCAGCCTGCTTTCTCCAACACCctctgggaggaggtgggaggtcAGGACCCCCTGCCCAAAGGGAGTCCATGCTCTCCCGTCCCACTCCTCTCAGCAGCACCCCTGCCCGATTCCACAGACTCCAAAATGGCTCCAAATGAATTAAAGCAGCCACGGTCAACCCACATGAATGTGCCAACaagcattttcatttctttattttaaggaCACTGGGAAAGGAGCCAGTCCCCTGAAGAGGCCAGTCCCCTGAACTCCGGTCAGTTGGTGGAGGCCAGTGGGATGCCATCAGGCCTGCTTTCCAGGAGGGGGTGAAGGGTTGGTGCAGGGAGCAAGGTGAGAGTGAGGTTAAAGGTCAGAGAGGAGGGGCTGAGGAGGCCACCTCCCACCAGGAGTGGACAGCTGGTGGCTTGGGACTGGGGTGGAGCCGcgtgggggatgggaggggacTGAGCATGGGCCTTCATCTTCACTGcccactcctccctctccctggctGTGCCCGCCTCCTGGGATGGTAGGATTTGGGCAGCTGGAGCCCCAGGTGCTGCCGCGGCTGAGGAAGGCAATCCCGGTCAGCTGCCTTCTCCGTTCCAGGGTGGCTGTAGCCAGAAGCAGGACCAGACGAGGACATGGCCTCTGCATTAAAGCCCAGATCCCAGGGAGGGTTGGAAAGGCTGGGCCTGGGACGTGAGGATGATGAGAAGACCCAGACTGCCCCCGACCCCAGTCCCCGCCCCAGGGCCAGGGAGCCACCTATGTCTGCACGTGGGTCAGCTGGATGTCGCCCCCCACTTCCAGTTTGTTGATGGCGGGCAGGTTCCTCAGGCGATGGTAATATTCAAACAGGTGCTGACCATCCACGGCCACCTTGAGGCAGTGCGTGTCACACAAGATCCACACCTGTGCAGAGATCATGCCGTTTGCACTACACTTGGGAAGTCCTCCACTCACACTGCAGccccctgtctccctccctccttccctccctccctccttccctcctcagaCATTAATAAGCCCCTCACCTGCGCTCCATCCCCACTGAGTGACGACGCTTCACTAAACAGGCTGTGCGTGCTCCTTCCCTTGTACTGTTCCCTGGCCTACAATACTGTTCCCACCCCATCAGGGACAGGAGCGGTGGCCTGTGCTGTCTGCATCCCTCGGGCCCAGCACACAGGAGTGCTCTGGGCCTGGGCTCCTGCAGCatcagcctcctaactggtctttcCCACCCCAATGCCTTCTCCATGAGGCAGTCAGCGTACAAATGTTAAAACCTCCTTCCCTTCGCAATAGCTAACACTCCTATCACACacgccatgtgccaggcactgtcctacgCATGCTACAGATACTGTCTCATTCCATTCTTACAACTCTAGGAGACTCATATGATTATCaactccattttgtagatgaggaaagtgaaacGCAGAGTAGTTAAGTcacttgcccgaggtcacacagctgtcCACAAATCAAAGAATGTTGCTCCCTGGCTTGAAACACTCCTGTGTGGCTTTTCACTGTGTTAAAATGCAAGCTCCTTTCCATGGCTGCAAAGCCCTACATCAGCCATTTTCAACTCTGATTGCAGAGTATAATCACttaaggcatatttttaaaatgcgaATGCTCAGCTGACCGCCTCGCTGGCCTGGGCTGGGGCCCCAGCactgatatttcctttgtaagcTCCCTGGGTGGTTTGAATGTGTAGTCAGGGCGGACACGCCTGCCTGCTGTTCCCGGACAGGCCACACCTGCGCCTCTGCATGTTGGCCCTCGCTGCCCCTCCCAGGCTCGCTCTACCTCATCGCTCTGTTTTGCTTTGTGCGTGGCACTGTCGTTATCTGTGACCATCTGTCCATGCTTTACTTTCCTTGTTCCTTCCCCATCTAAACTGTAAACTCCCTGGAGGCAGGACCCGGTCTGCCTGCTTCATGGCTGCGCCCCCAGCACGCGGGCTGCTTCCTGCACAAAGCGGGCCACAGGAAAATCATTGTTGAATGAATCagtgaagaaatgaaaaacaccTGCTTCTTGGATCTGATTTgacacttactggctgtgtgaccgcAAGCAAGTAACCTGCACTTGTGAGtttctttcctcatctgaaaaagcAGATCCCAACACTTCCTTCATGCaggaaaataatgataataataataatttgttggCCACCTTCTCTTCTTCTGGGCCCTCATCCCAGAGGCATCAGCCCCCATCCTGTTCAAGGCACCCCAGACCTCCTTTACCCCTCCCCCTGTGCACCCGTAGGAGCCTCTCCGAGCTCCAGACTGCGGTGCCTCACCGAGAAGCTCTGGCCTCGGACGAAGGGCATTTTTCGGGGCAGACTTCGCTCCTCAGACCCCCAACAGTTGTTGATCTGGGTGTTGCGGACCACAGCGTTCTCATCAAAACGGGGGTTCAGGTGGAAGGCGATGTGGCTCCCAGAGCACAGGTTGATGTGGAACCTGGGGTGGGCGGCCCACCTGAAGCTTTGTCCTCTGAGTTCTGAGCCCTATTTCCTCCCTGTCATCTGCAGCCTGCCCGAAGCCAGGGGAATGGCTGGAATGACCTTGAAGGGCTCTCTCTTCCCAGAGGTCACTGGAGCCCTTGCCTTACCTCTGAGCACTGGGCAGGACAGTGCCCGACAGGATGATGGACTTGGATGGATACAGTCCTCCCGGAATGGTGGTGACAAAAGGCATTGGCTGTGGGAAGAAGGGGGACAGAGCAGCCAGTGACAGCCAGGGCAGCCGCCACACGGAAGGGGAGGACTGTACCAGTTCCCATGACTCTGGGCTGTCAGCTGAGAGGAAGCCCGCAATAGCTTTACTTGGTTCCGTAAAAGCCAAAGGAAAACTTTCCAGTGCTCCTCAAATTCATGGGCTTAGATTAGTGTCACAAAAGGAACTTTGGCCAAACACAACAAGACTCGTGGGATGAAAAGGGAGGGCCATGCAATGTGCTCACATTGACATGACAGTTTTAAGGTTGAAAACTCCTCTCCACAGTCTTCTACTTCGCTGGGATGCTTTGAAGCCCTTCAGCTTACCAAAGGACCGCTTTTCATTTTGCAAGGCCAGTGGATACCCCCGCAGTGGCTCTTCACCCCCAGCCTGCCCACCACAAACAGAACCTCCGCCCTCCCTGAGAAGCCACTTACATAGGCGGGGTGGGGGTACATCATAGGTGGGAGGGCAGGAGTCTGTTGAAAAGAAACCAGGAAATTCAATGGGAGAGCACATGTGTGCACGAGCACTCACCCACGCGCACCCACGCATTCTGGAGGGGGCTCCACTGTGAGGCTGACCTCGTGAGGCTTTGGCCCTTGGACTCTCCTGTCCACCTCCCTTTTCATGTTAGCCTTCCTGGAACTTCCTTCCGTGTTCCCGGACCCCACCACGGTCACCTGCCCCTCAACCCCTCCACAGGCAGCCCCACTAACGCTAAGCTCCTGGCCGATTTGCACCAGCAGGAGAAGAGCTTAAGCCTTTGATCAGGAGTGACATCCGGGGAACGCAGGACGCAGGGCCAGAAACCTCACATCCGAGTGCTGGGGCCACCGCACTCCCCACTTGGTGACAGGTGGACCAGTTTCCCTCCCAGTCTCTAGGGAACCTGCCTCTTCCACCACTGGATAAATCCTGCTTCTTCCAGAATCTCTGCTGTCCCAAGGGCGGCTTTAGCCACATGTCACCTGAGCCAAGGACTCAGCCCCTAGTGTCCCCATCCTCCTTGCTAAACCGCTTTCTTCCTGACTCTAGGGCTCTAGGGAGTTTAGTTCTTGGTGAAGGAGGACACTGTGCAGCTGTGAACTGGCCAGAACTTGTAGACTTACAGAGAACATCTGTCCAGGGGCGCTCTGCACCATGTGGATGACTGTCTGGGTCTGGAGGAAAGAAACCAGGTCTCACTCAGGCTCTCCCATGTGAAGACCACCAGCTCCCACCAGAGGGCGCCACACGGCAGGCACCTCCAGGGGGTGTAATCAGCCCAATGGCCCCACAGACCCCACAGAGGGTGGGTCCAGCTGTTTCTTCTCTCAAGGGGATGAGGGAGGGCAAAGGTTAGAACCCTGGAGAAGACAGATGGGGACGCTGGTGGCTCTAGCCCATCTTTCCTCTCAGGGAAACGTCTCTCAGCCTAGCCTCCCTTTGCAGGTGGGAGAAGGGAATGTGGGACACGGTCTTCCGTGGCTGCCCACAGGCTGGCAACTCAGGTTGTTTCATCACGGCCAGCCAACCACATCCAACCCCCCACCTCGCCAGGCCGGGCAGACGGTCAAGggcctggcctctgccctccccactcccaatGGGAGAGGCCCAATGCCTGGCCCCGCCTCCTCCATGAGCCCAGAAGAGCCAAAATGAAGAGGAtccaaaaagaaagcaagagactTACAATGGGAGCTGGGTTGGCAGGCCACACGCCGGGAGGCTGGAGGGGTGAGGAGAGTCAGAAGGGTGGTTATCGCGGGCACCACAGAACGGGAAGAGACGATGGCAGAACTCCAGGGAGGCTCTTGTGCTCAGAAATGCCTCCCCAGACACACCcgcctccctctttctcccaaGCAAGCCTTCCTGAGCCCGTGGCCCCCAGATTTTTACCCCCAGGTGCACAGGGCtgtggggttgggggtagggtaTCTCCATTGGTTCCTCTCGAGAGAGAGGAGGCTGGGTTTGCTGGAGTCCTCATTGCTTTCTGTAGCTCCCACAGCCAAGAGCATTACTTTCAGTGCCATATTTCACCCGTAAGGTGAGAAGGGGTATTTGTTGAAGGCCTACTGTGGGTCGATTCCTGGGCTTCAGTGCTTTCCAATGAGGGAAGCAGCCTCAGCTCCTGTGTCCCTGGTGAGGcaatgaggctcagaaagattaagcaacttgcccaagctCGCCCAGGTAGAAGGGACCAAATCCAAAACGACAGCCAGTTCTGTCTGACTGTATCCAGCACACTTTCTATCACCCCCAGGGTCAGGGCCAGGGCCAAAGTTGGGCTGCCCTGCAAAAGTTCCCTGGGGCTCGACCAGTCCTGAAGTCAGCGTGGCAGGAGGCAGGTGCCCTGTCTGTACCGTGATGGGCCATAGGAGGACTGTGTAGACAAAGCGCCCCTCCTCCCAGTCCCCACTGCTTGAGTGGCCAGAGGAAGGGCTGCTCGCCTCCTTATCCTGGATCCTGCCCCACCCAGTAGACTGTTCTTGCCCTGGCTGGTATCCCATTCTCCCTGGCTGTGAGAACCACTttccacattcattcattcactgagactctactgagtgccaggcactgtgcaaatgAACAAGCCACGGTCCTAGCCCTCTGGGGCCTCATGGGCATAGGGAGATGGGGGTGGAGTGACGGggacagacacacaaacacagttACAATGAGGTGCTGTGAACTGGCATGGCACAGATATGTACAGATTCCATGGGGACATGGCGGGAGTGTCCAACAATATTCTGGGCAGGGAGGACTCCCAGAGGAGAGACACTTAGGCAGAGCATGGAAGGGCAATTAGGCGTGTGCTGGGGACAGGCTGGCAGAGGGTGCTTCCGGGACCAGGGACAGCATATGCAAAAGTATGGTGGCCCGAGAGGGCCTTGAGTGAGCTGCAGAGGCTGCGTGAGCTTTGTGGGTTGGGGGTGAGGCAGGGAGGTTGACTGGGGCCAGACTCGGGAGGAATCTGTATGCCCTGCTGGGGAATTTGGGCTTTATTTGAAGGGCTTGGGGCTGTTAAGATTTTTAAGCAGGGAGAGGGTGTGATCAGATTTGCTTATAAGAAGGTCACTGCGGCAGTGGTtgggtgtggggggtggggaacTGGACCCCTGTCGTCATGGTGAGGAATCCCAGAGGCCTGGGCCACGTTGGTGACTTTGGGAGGGAGATACATTGGTGCCTTGGAGAGACATAAAGAAGGGGGAGTGAAGAATCCAGGGTGACTCCCAGGTCCCCAGCTCTGGGTGCCCAGCAGACAGAGACAGGGAACTCTTGAGTGGGCACGATGGTGCCTGTAGGCCCTGGTGTCCTGCTGGCTGGGGCCGGCCTCTCAGACCCTGGGTCCTTCCTGCTGTCTGCTCAGCCACCCAGGGCCTCTGTGTTGAACTCACTTTTTGTCTGCGCCCCCTGGGCCTGGGTGGGAAACAGACAGGCTGGGAGAACGGCACCATGGAGAAGGCGGGCTGAACAGGGACTGTGCGGGAGTTCTGTTAAAACAAAAGGCATTGGGTGGTAAGGAGAAGCATTAATGGAGCCAAGAAGAAGCTGAAAGGCAGAGGCGGGGGCAAGAGGGAGAGACCAGGCAGGCAGGGGGATGCGGCTAGGGGGTTAGGGCCACGCCGAGGCGGGAGGGGAAAGGGCCACGCCAAGGCGGGAGGGGAAAGGGCCAGGCTCCGGTGAGCAGCACAGGGGGCAGTGTCCCTCcagctcttccctccccttccacctGCAGGGGAGAGAGtcagggaaggagggaatgaGAGATGAGGACCAAAGGGTGAGGAGCCCAGATTTGCTGAGGGCCTACTGCACACTTCGCTCATCTCAGGGAGCTCCCTTGAATACCAAAAGGGTAACAGCAGCTCCCATCCAGCTGCCGGTGCCCTGTGGGAATATGGGCCCAGCATACCCTCATCTTCCTGTTTTTCATGTGGTATTGGTATCTCCTGACcttctttagttttatttattttattttgttattcaaaCTAGaagtttttagagatggggtcttgctgtgttgtccaggcagaactaattcctgggctcaagcgattctcctgcctcagcctcttgggtagccaGGATTGCAGACCTCCACCACCGTACCCGGCTCTCCTGACCTTTCAGATGTTGGCAACACATTCAAAGTCTTTAAAACACAGAGGTCAAACAGACCCTGGTGTGGGCCCAGGGGGCCGTTGTGTGACCTCTGATATCTGTCTCCTCACTGAACCACACGACCACCAACGGGGGGCAGGCAATGACCATGcgcattctacagatgaggaaaccgaggctgaGAGAGGCAAAGTCGCTTGTCTAAGATCACACAGAGGatgaatggcagagctgggaatcTGAACTGGATTCAGTTTGGTTCCTGAGCCTGGGCTCTTTCTAGAACAACATGGCCTCCTAACCAGGATGGAAATTGAGGGATGAAGAGAAAGGGGCAGCCGAGGagtctgggagaccaaggcaggtgacACAGAAGGAGGGGCAGAGTGACAGAGGAGAAGGGGTGGGCAGGCACTGGgacagggaagcagaggttgtccCCAGAGTCACCTGGGTAGGAGATTGGCTTGGGTCCACCCAGCAGGGCCTAGGCACAGCTACGCTgggccctgcatcccagccccGGGGACCGGTGCCAGGTGGACAGTCTGACCTGGAAGCTGATGTAGGACAGCTGCACAGAGCCATTGACGGAGATGGTGTCCACACGGTGGAAGGGCACGCGGTGGAAGTACTGCACGAAGAGGCTCCCGTTCACCATCACCTGCCAGAGGAGAGCACGTGTTCCGGGGCAGGCGCCCCAGACCGGGATGGAGACCCCCCCTGCGCTCCTGGACCCTCCTTCTAGAAAATGAAGACCTGAGTCTGGGCCTCACTGTGGGGCCAGTTGCAGGAACGTGTGTGACCCGAAGGGCATCAACCCGAGTTTCTACTGGGCTCCAGTGGTTGGTTTTCGTTCTTCTGGTCGTTTACTGCAGAAGGTTTGTCTTTCTAGTTTTAGCTCACCTGgggcttcatttatttattatttatttttccttcaactttttctttttttttttttttttgagacagaatgtcactctgtcacctaggctggagtgcagtggttcaagtaattcttctgcctcagcctcccgagtagctgggattacaggtgcccaccaccatgcccagctaatttttgtatttttagtagagacagggtttcaccatgttggccaggctggtcttgaactcctgacctcaagtgatctgccctcctcaggctcccaaagtgcttggattataggggtgagccgccgtgcccagccccttcaacttttattttaagttccagggtacgagtataggatgtgcaggtttgctaaCTAGGTAAAcgggtgccatggtggtttgctgcacagatcaacccatcacctaggtatcaAGCCCAGCATCCGTTAGCTaatcttcctgatgctctccctccctgaccaggccccagtgtgtgttgtttccccccttgtgtccatgtgttctcgtcattcagctcctacttatcagtgagaacatgcggtgtttggttttctgctcctgcaatggcttccagttccatccatgttcctgcaaaggacatgatctcattcctttttatgaccgCAGGGGTATTATTGAAATATGCATAAAATACTCATGGGGAACAGAGAAGTGACCTCGGGTTGTATACTGAGTGGATGGGAACATCCTTATCTCAGATAAGCATACTCAGACTGACTGACCCACCAGCTTCTCAAGCCCAGAGACCTACTCTGCTTGCAAAGGTAATTTGCAATGTGCTTACAAAACTATACCCTTAATAGACCCTGGATAAAGGCTGGAACAATGTcgctgaaaaataaatgttaccaGGGACCTGGAGAGGAGGAATGGTGACAACAGAGGAATGGAATGAGCTTGGAATTCAAAGACACACAACACCAAACAGCAACGTGATGACTCCTCTAGTTCTTATTTTCAGAGTAAAAGAAGCAGCAGGCGCACCTGTAGATTCAGGTGAAGGTGCAGAAGGAGACTACGCAGCCATTGGTAACACCTTACAAGGAAATGGTCATGTTATCTGTGTAGTGGCGTCGCTCTGGCTGAATGTCAAAGTGATTACTTAAAGGCCATTCACCTGATAGGGCTGGGAGTCCTGTGGgtgagaggtggggaggggattCCTGCT encodes:
- the LOC112609005 gene encoding galectin-9 isoform X1, coding for MAFSCSQAPYLNPAVPFSGTIQGGLQDGLQITVNGTVLSSSGSRFAVDFQTGFSGNDIAFHFNPRFEDGGYVVCNTRQKRRWGPEERKMHMPLQKGMPFDLCFLVQSSDFKVMVNGSLFVQYFHRVPFHRVDTISVNGSVQLSYISFQNSRTVPVQPAFSMVPFSQPVCFPPRPRGRRQKPPGVWPANPAPITQTVIHMVQSAPGQMFSTPALPPMMYPHPAYPMPFVTTIPGGLYPSKSIILSGTVLPSAQRFHINLCSGSHIAFHLNPRFDENAVVRNTQINNCWGSEERSLPRKMPFVRGQSFSVWILCDTHCLKVAVDGQHLFEYYHRLRNLPAINKLEVGGDIQLTHVQT
- the LOC112609005 gene encoding galectin-9 isoform X3, coding for MAFSCSQAPYLNPAVPFSGTIQGGLQDGLQITVNGTVLSSSGSRFAVDFQTGFSGNDIAFHFNPRFEDGGYVVCNTRQKRRWGPEERKMHMPLQKGMPFDLCFLVQSSDFKVMVNGSLFVQYFHRVPFHRVDTISVNGSVQLSYISFQPPGVWPANPAPITQTVIHMVQSAPGQMFSTPALPPMMYPHPAYPMPFVTTIPGGLYPSKSIILSGTVLPSAQRFHINLCSGSHIAFHLNPRFDENAVVRNTQINNCWGSEERSLPRKMPFVRGQSFSVWILCDTHCLKVAVDGQHLFEYYHRLRNLPAINKLEVGGDIQLTHVQT
- the LOC112609005 gene encoding galectin-9B isoform X2 is translated as MAFSCSQAPYLNPAVPFSGTIQGGLQDGLQITVNGTVLSSSGSRFAVDFQTGFSGNDIAFHFNPRFEDGGYVVCNTRQKRRWGPEERKMHMPLQKGMPFDLCFLVQSSDFKVMVNGSLFVQYFHRVPFHRVDTISVNGSVQLSYISFQNSRTVPVQPAFSMVPFSQPVCFPPRPRGRRQKPPGVWPANPAPITQTVIHMVQSAPGQMFSVSLQTPALPPMMYPHPAYPMPFVTTIPGGLYPSKSIILSGTVLPSAQRFHINLCSGSHIAFHLNPRFDENAVVRNTQINNCWGSEERSLPRKMPFVRGQSFSVWILCDTHCLKVAVDGQHLFEYYHRLRNLPAINKLEVGGDIQLTHVQT
- the LOC112609005 gene encoding galectin-9 isoform X4; amino-acid sequence: MAFSCSQAPYLNPAVPFSGTIQGGLQDGLQITVNGTVLSSSGSRFAVDFQTGFSGNDIAFHFNPRFEDGGYVVCNTRQKRRWGPEERKMHMPLQKGMPFDLCFLVQSSDFKVMVNGSLFVQYFHRVPFHRVDTISVNGSVQLSYISFQPPGVWPANPAPITQTVIHMVQSAPGQMFSTPALPPMMYPHPAYPMPFVTTIPGGLYPSKSIILSGTVLPSAQRCGSCVTRTASRWPWMVSTCLNITIA